In the Malus domestica chromosome 16, GDT2T_hap1 genome, one interval contains:
- the LOC103425627 gene encoding uncharacterized protein, with protein sequence MVVYQYLLDMDYGRNASPRRIMVVADPTQESAGALQYALSKAVLENDELILFHIENPNSWRYTITTFLRRPRGCSTTASVEGSLGNTEFLEEMKNACKLAKPKVRVRVEKVALMEGKDKASIILDQSKVLGVNVLVIGQRRSLSTVILGYRRPGGSTRGAKPVDTAEYLIDKSSCTCVGVQKKGQNGGYLLNTKTHKNFWLLA encoded by the exons ATGGTGGTGTATCAATACCTGCTGGACATGGACTATGGACGTAATGCATCGCCACGGAGAATAATGGTGGTAGCAGATCCAACACAAGAGTCAGCAGGTGCACTCCAATATGCACTCTCTAAAGCGGTTCTCGAGAACGATGAATTGATCCTCTTCCATattgaaaaccctaattcatggCGTTACACAATAACAACGTTCCTTAGAAGACCTAGGGGCTGCTCCACCACCGCATCTGTAGAAGGAAGCTTAGGGAACACGGAGTTTCTTGAAGAAATGAAGAATGCATGCAAACTTGCAAAACCAAAAGTGCGTGTGCGGGTAGAGAAGGTGGCACTAATGGAAGGCAAGGACAAAGCAAGTATTATTCTAGATCAAAGCAAGGTTCTTGGGGTGAATGTCCTTGTTATAGGGCAACGACGGAGTCTTTCTACAGTTATCTTAGG TTACAGGAGGCCTGGAGGTTCCACGCGAGGGGCAAAACCAGTAGACACAGCAGAGTATCTGATTGATAAAAGCAGTTGCACTTGTGTGGGAGTACAGAAAAAGGGCCAAAACGGAGGCTACCTTCTCAATACAaagacccacaaaaacttctgGCTTCTGGCTTAA